A window from Pseudomonadota bacterium encodes these proteins:
- a CDS encoding ankyrin repeat domain-containing protein, with product MRKYLLFPLLCAVLLLSAPARADVNLFQKAEVFRTVESGDLKGLEAALVRGEDPNMADGKGRTPLIFAIASRNLDMLQVLLKHRANPRKADKAGNTPMHWAAEGGDPQIVQILLDNKVTPDPENREGMTPLLVAAKQGHAAVVEKLLSAGADPAHSDFTGRDALSWAEDSRNAQVRVILQAKAGK from the coding sequence ATGAGAAAGTATCTGCTGTTTCCGCTTCTGTGCGCTGTGCTGCTGCTGTCTGCGCCTGCCAGGGCCGATGTGAACCTGTTCCAGAAGGCTGAAGTGTTCCGGACTGTGGAGTCGGGAGACCTGAAAGGACTGGAGGCTGCCCTTGTACGGGGTGAGGATCCCAACATGGCCGATGGGAAGGGGCGCACTCCCCTGATCTTTGCCATTGCATCCCGCAACCTGGACATGCTGCAGGTCCTGCTGAAGCACAGGGCCAATCCCCGCAAGGCAGACAAGGCCGGCAATACTCCCATGCACTGGGCTGCGGAAGGCGGTGATCCCCAGATTGTCCAGATTCTTCTGGACAACAAGGTGACCCCGGATCCCGAAAACAGGGAAGGGATGACTCCGCTGCTTGTTGCCGCGAAGCAGGGGCATGCGGCGGTGGTGGAAAAGCTTCTGTCCGCCGGGGCTGATCCGGCACACTCGGACTTTACAGGTCGGGACGCGCTGTCCTGGGCGGAAGATTCCCGCAACGCCCAGGTCCGGGTGATCCTGCAGGCGAAGGCAGGGAAGTAG
- a CDS encoding nucleoside 2-deoxyribosyltransferase gives MWFNPVLGEALEKTGLCCYLPHRDTNQKGTAGEIFGQDLAGIRSSRTILALAENESPNWGAEVGYAWALGIPVIGLARQDHALPLILAGMIPHVLRVQNLDAIDSYLDSLHGMIAKNLQSEKQDSCC, from the coding sequence GTGTGGTTCAATCCTGTTCTGGGAGAGGCGCTGGAAAAAACCGGCCTTTGCTGCTACCTGCCGCACCGGGATACAAACCAGAAGGGAACAGCCGGGGAAATCTTTGGACAGGATCTGGCAGGAATCCGGTCCAGCCGGACCATTCTTGCCCTGGCGGAGAATGAAAGCCCCAACTGGGGCGCCGAGGTTGGCTATGCCTGGGCATTGGGGATTCCTGTTATCGGACTGGCCCGCCAGGATCATGCCCTTCCCCTGATCCTTGCCGGAATGATTCCGCACGTGCTGCGGGTCCAGAATCTTGACGCCATTGATTCGTATCTCGACAGCCTGCATGGGATGATCGCGAAAAACCTGCAGTCTGAAAAACAGGATTCGTGCTGTTGA
- a CDS encoding ribonuclease D, with product MTVTLYTGDLPAGLDLGPAVAVDTETMGLNPGRDRLCLVQLSSGDGNAHLVRFPKGQYEAPNLKRLLADPAVTKIFHFARFDTAILKAWLGVDCAPLYCTKIASRLVRTFTDRHGLKELCKDLLGTEISKQQQSSDWGADKLTAEQLAYAAADVLHLHQIRERLDMMLQRENRVELAQACFRFLPVRAALDLQGWPEVDIFAH from the coding sequence TTGACTGTTACACTTTATACCGGGGATCTGCCCGCCGGCCTTGATCTGGGTCCGGCAGTCGCCGTGGACACGGAAACCATGGGGCTTAATCCGGGCCGTGACCGGCTGTGTCTGGTCCAGCTGTCCTCCGGTGACGGGAACGCCCACCTGGTCCGGTTTCCGAAGGGACAGTACGAGGCGCCCAATCTGAAGCGGCTTCTGGCTGATCCGGCCGTCACAAAAATCTTTCATTTTGCCCGTTTTGATACAGCCATCCTGAAAGCATGGCTGGGTGTTGACTGCGCCCCCCTATACTGCACCAAGATTGCCTCGCGTCTGGTGCGAACCTTCACCGACCGCCACGGTCTGAAGGAACTGTGCAAGGATCTTCTGGGAACTGAAATCTCGAAACAGCAGCAGTCCTCGGACTGGGGTGCGGACAAGCTGACCGCCGAACAGCTGGCCTATGCGGCTGCGGATGTCCTGCATCTGCACCAGATCCGCGAACGGCTGGACATGATGCTGCAGCGGGAAAACCGGGTGGAGCTGGCCCAGGCCTGTTTCCGCTTCCTGCCGGTACGTGCCGCCCTCGATCTGCAGGGCTGGCCAGAAGTTGACATTTTTGCCCATTAA
- a CDS encoding KpsF/GutQ family sugar-phosphate isomerase — protein MSGTVAVKEKPKVEHTEILSAARRVLGQEGQALEKLAASLGGEFVRAVQLVEGVRGRVILTGMGKSGHVAHKIAATLASTGTPAFFVHPAEASHGDLGMVTDQDAVLALSYSGNTAELQPVVAYTRRFRIPLLAMTRQAKSALAEQADVTLLLPDVAEACPLGLAPTTSTAMMMALGDALAVTLLERRNFTAHDFRQFHPGGSLGQRLVKVSSIMHTGDSVPLVSMDARVSDVILVMTSRGFGCTGVLAADGSLAGIITDGDLRRHMGPALLDQKAGEIMTRSPRTIHSNALAEEALAMMNMTERPFTALFVVDDGRPLGILHIHDCLRAGVI, from the coding sequence ATGAGCGGGACAGTTGCGGTGAAAGAAAAACCAAAGGTTGAGCATACGGAAATTCTTTCTGCGGCCCGTCGCGTTCTGGGTCAGGAGGGGCAAGCGCTGGAGAAGCTGGCGGCCAGTCTGGGCGGCGAATTTGTCCGTGCAGTCCAGCTTGTGGAAGGTGTCAGGGGCCGTGTGATCCTGACCGGCATGGGCAAGAGCGGCCATGTGGCCCACAAGATTGCTGCCACCCTGGCATCAACAGGAACGCCGGCCTTTTTTGTCCATCCGGCCGAGGCCAGTCACGGCGATCTGGGGATGGTGACGGACCAGGATGCTGTTCTGGCTCTGTCATACTCGGGCAATACGGCGGAGCTTCAACCCGTTGTGGCCTATACGCGCCGGTTCCGAATTCCCCTGCTGGCCATGACGCGGCAGGCAAAATCTGCACTGGCCGAGCAGGCAGACGTCACCCTTCTGTTGCCGGATGTAGCCGAGGCCTGTCCGCTGGGGCTGGCGCCCACCACATCCACAGCCATGATGATGGCGCTGGGGGATGCCCTGGCTGTCACTCTTCTGGAGCGCCGGAATTTCACGGCCCATGATTTCCGCCAGTTCCATCCCGGTGGTTCCCTGGGCCAGCGGCTGGTGAAGGTCAGCAGCATCATGCATACAGGGGACAGCGTTCCCCTGGTATCCATGGACGCGCGGGTTTCAGATGTCATTCTGGTCATGACGTCCCGGGGCTTCGGGTGCACGGGCGTTCTGGCGGCTGATGGCTCCCTGGCGGGGATCATTACGGACGGCGACCTGCGCCGCCATATGGGACCGGCCCTGCTGGACCAGAAGGCGGGGGAGATCATGACCCGCTCTCCCCGCACCATTCACAGCAACGCGCTGGCGGAAGAGGCACTGGCCATGATGAACATGACGGAGCGTCCGTTCACGGCGCTCTTTGTGGTGGATGACGGGAGGCCCCTGGGGATCCTGCATATCCATGACTGTCTGCGGGCGGGGGTAATCTGA
- the lptC gene encoding LPS export ABC transporter periplasmic protein LptC has protein sequence MHRKPPPLSAMHMRRQETPTGHSAPAEPGKIPPRPHPAGGIPARNRPLPGPRPLLPHHFRKGYTRLVRLLKVILPLVAAGLLVMLVVWPFLEEGGKAPVADDGGELQMLKPRYVGRDSENRPFSLWAERAVQSASGTDVVTLVSPQGELTTTDGHMVTISARTGEYNQKTRNLLLVDDVLVYHDDGYELKTSRAVIETQTMNAWGEAPVSGQGPFGSIRAKGFRMTERGGKLVLTGPGQVTLTRIDY, from the coding sequence ATGCACAGGAAACCTCCCCCTCTTTCAGCCATGCACATGCGGCGCCAGGAAACGCCCACAGGGCATTCTGCGCCGGCTGAGCCGGGGAAGATACCGCCGCGGCCCCATCCTGCGGGAGGTATTCCTGCGCGCAACAGGCCCCTGCCGGGTCCCCGCCCCCTGTTGCCCCATCATTTCAGAAAGGGATATACCCGCCTTGTCCGTCTGCTGAAGGTGATACTGCCTCTTGTTGCTGCCGGACTTCTGGTCATGCTGGTAGTCTGGCCGTTCCTGGAAGAAGGGGGAAAGGCTCCTGTTGCCGATGACGGTGGCGAACTCCAGATGCTCAAACCCCGGTATGTGGGAAGAGACAGTGAGAACAGGCCATTCTCCCTGTGGGCGGAAAGGGCCGTCCAGTCTGCCTCCGGAACAGATGTTGTTACCCTGGTTTCTCCGCAGGGGGAGCTGACAACCACTGATGGACATATGGTGACAATCAGTGCCCGTACAGGAGAATACAACCAGAAAACGCGCAATCTTCTTTTGGTGGATGATGTGCTCGTGTATCATGACGACGGCTATGAGCTGAAAACCAGCCGGGCTGTCATCGAGACCCAGACCATGAACGCCTGGGGAGAGGCTCCCGTCTCAGGACAGGGGCCTTTCGGAAGCATCCGGGCCAAGGGGTTCAGGATGACAGAGCGGGGGGGAAAACTGGTCCTGACAGGTCCGGGCCAGGTAACCCTGACCAGGATCGACTATTAG
- the lptB gene encoding LPS export ABC transporter ATP-binding protein, which translates to MNNRITLKPSAPPPGSVVAEPASGTVLSVHNVGKSYKGRPVLRDVSLSIRKGEIVGLLGPNGAGKTTCFYIITGLIRPDTGNIRLGGVQITSLPMYRRARLGIGYLPQEASVFRGLTVEDNIRAVLEVAEPDTDKRASMLETLLAEFSITHLRRTLAIALSGGERRRVEIARALATRPAFILLDEPFAGIDPIAINDIRELVIHLRNRGIGVLITDHNVRETLDLVDRACIIHEGRVLREGTAAEIVSDRDVRRVYLGESFSLYNKESEAREKVLQD; encoded by the coding sequence ATGAACAACCGTATAACGCTCAAACCTTCTGCACCGCCACCCGGATCTGTTGTGGCTGAGCCTGCTTCCGGAACAGTCCTGTCGGTGCACAATGTTGGCAAAAGCTATAAGGGCAGACCTGTCCTGCGGGATGTCAGCCTGTCCATCCGCAAGGGCGAGATTGTGGGGCTTCTGGGCCCCAACGGCGCTGGAAAGACGACCTGTTTCTATATCATTACGGGTCTGATCAGGCCTGATACGGGGAATATCCGGCTGGGCGGAGTACAGATTACCTCCCTTCCCATGTACCGCCGGGCCCGCCTTGGTATCGGCTATCTTCCCCAGGAAGCCTCGGTTTTCCGGGGCCTGACCGTGGAGGACAATATCCGTGCGGTCCTGGAAGTGGCAGAGCCCGATACGGACAAGCGCGCGTCCATGCTGGAAACTCTTCTGGCCGAGTTCTCCATCACACACCTGCGGCGCACGCTTGCTATAGCCCTGTCGGGAGGAGAGCGCCGCCGTGTGGAGATTGCACGCGCCCTGGCCACGCGGCCTGCCTTTATCCTTCTGGATGAGCCCTTTGCAGGTATTGACCCCATCGCCATAAATGATATCCGCGAACTGGTGATCCATCTGCGTAACCGGGGAATCGGTGTTCTGATTACCGATCATAACGTCCGGGAAACCCTGGATCTGGTGGATCGGGCCTGTATTATCCATGAAGGAAGGGTTCTGCGCGAGGGAACAGCTGCCGAGATCGTGTCTGACAGGGACGTCAGGCGCGTTTACCTTGGAGAAAGTTTCAGTCTCTATAATAAAGAGAGCGAAGCAAGGGAAAAAGTGTTACAGGACTGA
- the raiA gene encoding ribosome-associated translation inhibitor RaiA produces MNLTIKGKQIDVGDALRTHVTGRLTEVIGKYFENPLEGSVVFSRDRHHMFRADIQVHIGRGIVLQSSSEASEAHPAFDLSLDKLSTRLRRYKSRLRDHHKRSVANGSTLASPYYILQPEAEDSPEENSKSADNPVIVAEMTTSIENLTVGEAVMRMDLADTPALVFRNRAHGKLNVIYRRNDGHIGWIDPREI; encoded by the coding sequence ATGAACCTGACCATCAAGGGCAAGCAGATTGATGTGGGTGATGCCCTCAGAACCCATGTGACGGGACGTCTGACAGAAGTCATTGGCAAGTATTTCGAGAACCCTCTCGAGGGATCTGTCGTTTTTTCCCGTGACAGACACCACATGTTCCGGGCGGACATCCAGGTCCACATCGGCCGGGGCATTGTCCTGCAGAGCAGCAGCGAGGCCAGCGAGGCCCATCCGGCCTTTGACCTGTCCCTGGACAAGCTGTCCACGCGTCTGCGCCGGTACAAAAGCCGTCTGCGTGACCATCACAAACGTTCCGTTGCCAACGGCAGCACACTGGCCAGCCCTTACTATATCCTGCAGCCCGAGGCCGAAGATTCTCCGGAAGAAAACAGCAAATCCGCTGACAATCCTGTCATCGTGGCCGAGATGACCACCAGCATCGAGAACCTGACGGTGGGCGAGGCTGTGATGCGCATGGATCTGGCTGATACCCCGGCCTTGGTTTTCCGCAACCGGGCGCATGGAAAGCTGAATGTCATCTATCGCCGCAACGACGGGCATATTGGCTGGATCGATCCCCGGGAGATCTGA
- the ptsN gene encoding PTS IIA-like nitrogen regulatory protein PtsN: protein MPLSVMKILTQRSIIPNMKASGKKQILQEMAARAGAVTGIHERAIFDVVFEREKLSTTGIGHGVAIPHGRLSGLDRVCGFFARLDRPVAFEAIDDQPVDLVFMLLAPPEAGADHLKALAAVSRLLRDTRMCEKLRGCGSADAVLALLAQDELEATPAAA from the coding sequence ATGCCTCTTTCTGTCATGAAGATCCTGACCCAGCGGTCCATCATCCCGAACATGAAGGCCTCCGGGAAAAAGCAGATTCTCCAGGAAATGGCGGCCCGGGCCGGTGCTGTTACCGGCATTCATGAACGGGCCATCTTTGACGTTGTTTTCGAGCGCGAAAAGCTGAGCACCACGGGCATTGGCCATGGCGTCGCCATTCCCCACGGCCGCCTGTCCGGACTGGACAGGGTCTGTGGTTTTTTCGCCCGTCTGGATCGTCCTGTGGCTTTTGAGGCCATCGACGACCAGCCAGTGGATCTGGTGTTCATGCTTCTGGCGCCACCCGAGGCGGGAGCAGACCACCTGAAAGCCCTGGCGGCGGTGTCCCGTCTGCTGCGTGATACCCGCATGTGTGAAAAGCTGCGGGGCTGTGGATCTGCGGATGCCGTTCTGGCCCTTCTGGCCCAGGATGAGCTTGAGGCGACCCCGGCGGCTGCCTGA
- a CDS encoding NUDIX hydrolase, whose product MTLSSSFSPLSHNEGPRVGLGVVIINPDGYVLLGQRTSPHGFGAWGIPGGHLEYGESFEDCAIRETLEETGLVIAGPTFLSLTNVVFPDTGKHYVTVYMKALLPPGQKATNPEPEKISEWRWFSPDSLPSPLFLPFARLVEENHDLVLSGCRGEYHAQNPHIPDPGHPDTGSRSCG is encoded by the coding sequence ATGACATTATCCAGTTCTTTCAGTCCCTTGTCGCATAATGAGGGGCCGCGCGTCGGGCTGGGCGTTGTGATCATCAATCCGGATGGCTATGTCCTTCTGGGTCAACGGACCAGCCCCCATGGCTTTGGCGCCTGGGGAATACCCGGCGGCCATCTGGAGTACGGGGAAAGCTTTGAGGACTGCGCCATCCGGGAAACACTGGAAGAAACAGGCCTGGTGATTGCCGGCCCGACTTTTCTCTCACTGACCAATGTGGTGTTCCCGGACACAGGGAAACACTACGTAACAGTTTATATGAAAGCCCTTCTCCCCCCAGGGCAGAAGGCTACAAACCCGGAACCGGAGAAAATTTCTGAATGGCGCTGGTTCAGTCCGGACAGCCTCCCCTCTCCGCTCTTCCTGCCTTTTGCAAGGCTGGTTGAGGAAAACCACGATCTGGTTCTTTCTGGATGCAGGGGTGAATACCATGCTCAAAATCCTCATATCCCTGATCCTGGCCACCCTGATACCGGTTCAAGGTCTTGCGGATAA